The following coding sequences are from one Pusillimonas sp. DMV24BSW_D window:
- a CDS encoding ABC transporter ATP-binding protein — translation MTVLQVEHLNKAFGGLTVTDDVTFALSAGERMAIIGPNGAGKTTLVNQIGGVLRSDSGRIHLNGVDVTEWPSHRRVGHGLIRTFQISRLAPDIPALDQVALAIHQRDGSIGHMWRNKNAYTEVIEEAEHILADLQLSRVARHAPAEMAYGDQRLVEIALALALKPKVLLLDEPMAGVPRSEAQLVLDALDKLPADLAVVIIEHDMDLVFRFAQRILVLANGAVLADGTPDEIRRNEVVRSVYLGSEAQV, via the coding sequence ATGACTGTGCTGCAGGTTGAGCATTTAAATAAAGCTTTTGGCGGGCTGACGGTTACTGATGACGTGACCTTTGCGCTGAGCGCCGGTGAACGCATGGCGATTATTGGCCCGAATGGCGCCGGTAAAACAACGCTGGTGAATCAAATTGGCGGGGTATTGCGTTCCGATAGCGGTCGCATTCATTTAAACGGCGTAGACGTCACCGAATGGCCCAGCCATCGCAGGGTCGGTCACGGCTTGATTCGTACCTTTCAGATTTCGCGCCTGGCGCCGGACATCCCCGCGCTCGACCAGGTGGCGCTGGCCATTCATCAGCGCGATGGCTCAATTGGGCATATGTGGCGTAACAAGAATGCCTACACGGAAGTTATTGAGGAGGCCGAGCATATTTTGGCCGACCTGCAATTGTCGCGTGTTGCCCGGCACGCTCCTGCCGAGATGGCGTACGGCGATCAACGTCTGGTTGAGATTGCGTTGGCGCTGGCCTTGAAGCCAAAAGTATTGTTGCTCGATGAGCCGATGGCCGGTGTGCCGCGTTCCGAGGCACAACTGGTTCTGGATGCATTGGATAAATTGCCGGCGGATTTGGCGGTTGTCATTATTGAACATGATATGGATTTAGTCTTTCGCTTTGCCCAACGAATTTTGGTGCTTGCAAACGGCGCAGTGCTGGCCGACGGGACGCCTGATGAGATTCGACGGAACGAGGTGGTGCGGTCGGTGTATCTTGGAAGCGAGGCGCAAGTATGA
- a CDS encoding branched-chain amino acid ABC transporter permease: MPNASYSLGAGANMARFAWLGYALALAVMFALYWFFPGSLLMLTHIAIMAILVMSLDLVTGYAGLPTLGHAAMFGMGAYSAGLFAKHFSPDPLLGLLVGAGSGALVAFISGLFLVRYQGLAFLMLTIAVTLILQSLANSFQGITGGDNGLTGYDISPLLGQFNFDMFGVTGYWYSMIAMLVCYAVLRRVMRSPFGLCCVGIRENRERMAANGTRIYPHLVRLYVIAGFFAGVAGALSAQVTQVVSLDSLGFELSAEALVMLVLGGLGTLNGAIIGTTLYSVIHHYAATANPFHWLFVIGGLLMLVVFLPKGLLNRFMSRIGRNVLSLIGRGA, translated from the coding sequence ATGGCACGCTTTGCCTGGCTGGGCTATGCCCTGGCACTGGCAGTGATGTTCGCGCTGTATTGGTTTTTCCCAGGCAGCCTTCTCATGCTGACCCATATCGCCATTATGGCCATTCTGGTCATGTCTCTGGACTTGGTAACGGGTTACGCCGGCTTGCCGACATTAGGCCATGCCGCCATGTTCGGCATGGGGGCTTACAGTGCGGGTCTGTTCGCCAAACATTTTTCGCCCGATCCATTGCTTGGCTTGCTGGTGGGAGCCGGTTCGGGTGCGCTGGTTGCCTTTATATCCGGTCTTTTCCTGGTACGTTATCAAGGGCTGGCGTTTCTAATGTTAACGATTGCCGTCACGTTAATTCTGCAAAGCCTTGCAAATAGTTTCCAGGGGATAACGGGCGGTGATAACGGCTTAACGGGTTACGACATTTCGCCGCTTCTTGGGCAGTTCAATTTCGATATGTTTGGTGTAACCGGTTACTGGTACAGCATGATCGCAATGCTGGTTTGCTATGCCGTACTGCGCCGGGTTATGCGCTCGCCGTTTGGCTTGTGTTGCGTTGGTATTCGTGAGAACCGGGAGCGCATGGCGGCAAACGGCACCCGCATCTATCCACATTTGGTACGCCTGTATGTAATTGCCGGCTTTTTCGCCGGTGTGGCCGGTGCGCTGTCCGCCCAGGTGACACAAGTGGTGAGCCTTGACAGCCTTGGTTTTGAACTGTCAGCAGAGGCTTTGGTCATGCTGGTGCTGGGCGGATTGGGTACCTTGAACGGCGCCATTATTGGTACGACTTTATATTCCGTTATTCACCATTACGCCGCCACGGCGAACCCGTTCCATTGGCTGTTTGTGATTGGTGGCTTGCTCATGTTGGTCGTGTTCCTGCCCAAAGGACTCTTGAACCGTTTTATGAGTCGCATTGGCCGTAACGTGCTTTCTTTGATCGGGAGGGGCGCATGA
- a CDS encoding ABC transporter ATP-binding protein → MSMLLEVKALEAGYGPLTVLHEVSFSVAPGERVCLLGRNGVGKSTTLKSVMNLTQYRAGSVYWQGHDITRLSTVERARRGIGYVPQTRDVFPSLTVEENLIAGLRNRPRSEVQKAYELFPRLYERRNNGGQALSGGEQQMLSVARTLLGEPQLLLLDEPLEGLAPIICEELMHAFDKLSREQHVAIVLVEQKVQEALKFAQRALVLDHGAVIYESGTAELINDPTILDRYIAVAE, encoded by the coding sequence ATGAGTATGCTCCTGGAGGTTAAAGCACTGGAAGCCGGATACGGTCCGCTGACTGTTCTGCACGAAGTGTCGTTTTCCGTTGCACCGGGCGAGCGAGTGTGTTTGTTGGGCCGCAATGGTGTGGGCAAATCCACCACGTTGAAAAGCGTGATGAATCTGACTCAATATCGCGCGGGTTCGGTGTACTGGCAGGGGCATGATATTACGCGCCTTAGCACGGTTGAACGTGCCCGAAGGGGTATTGGTTACGTACCGCAAACACGCGACGTTTTTCCCTCTCTTACCGTAGAGGAAAACCTGATTGCAGGTTTACGTAACCGGCCGCGTTCCGAAGTGCAAAAAGCGTATGAGTTGTTTCCCCGTCTTTATGAGCGTCGCAACAATGGGGGTCAGGCCTTGTCGGGCGGCGAGCAACAAATGCTGTCGGTGGCGCGAACCTTACTGGGCGAGCCGCAATTGTTGTTGCTCGACGAGCCTTTGGAAGGGCTGGCGCCCATTATTTGTGAAGAATTGATGCATGCTTTCGACAAGCTCAGTCGCGAGCAGCATGTGGCGATTGTTTTAGTAGAGCAAAAAGTACAAGAGGCGCTGAAGTTTGCGCAGCGTGCCTTGGTGCTGGATCACGGGGCGGTTATTTATGAAAGCGGCACAGCCGAGCTCATAAATGACCCCACCATTCTCGACCGCTACATTGCGGTTGCGGAATAG